Proteins from a single region of Arctopsyche grandis isolate Sample6627 chromosome 1, ASM5162203v2, whole genome shotgun sequence:
- the Inx2 gene encoding innexin 2 gives MFDVFGSVKGLLKIDQVCIDNNIFRLHYKATVIILVAFSLLVTSRQYIGDPIDCIVDEIPLNVMDTYCWIYSTFTIPNRLVGRVGKDVVQAGVASHVDGEDEVKYHKYYQWVCFVLFFQAILFYVPRYLWKTWEAGRIKSLILDLNCPIVSEQCKDDRKKALVEYFSLNIHTHNFYAYRFFICEFLNFVNVVGQIYFMDFFLDGEFSTYGSDVVRFTHMEPEEREDPMSRVFPKVTKCTFHKYGPSGGVQKFDGLCVLPLNIVNEKIYVFLWFWFVILSVLSGISLAYRVAVITGTRLRLYLLRVRSRLAPYKQVKAVANECHIGDWFVLYQLGKNIDPLIFKELISALADNLVGKAPV, from the coding sequence ATGTTTGACGTATTCGGCTCCGTGAAGGGGCTGCTGAAGATCGACCAGGTGTGCATCGACAACAACATATTCCGGCTGCACTACAAAGCCACGGTGATCATCCTGGTGGCGTTCTCGCTGCTGGTGACGTCGCGCCAGTACATCGGAGACCCGATCGACTGCATCGTGGACGAGATCCCTCTGAACGTGATGGACACCTACTGCTGGATCTACTCGACCTTCACCATCCCCAACAGACTGGTGGGGCGGGTGGGCAAAGACGTGGTGCAAGCGGGCGTCGCCTCGCACGTCGACGGAGAAGACGAGGTCAAGTACCACAAGTACTACCAGTGGGTCTGCTTCGTCCTCTTCTTCCAGGCCATCCTCTTCTACGTGCCGCGCTACCTGTGGAAGACCTGGGAGGCCGGCCGCATCAAGTCGCTCATCCTGGACCTGAACTGCCCCATCGTCAGCGAGCAGTGCAAAGACGATCGCAAAAAGGCCCTCGTCGAGTACTTCTCGCTGAACATCCACACGCACAACTTCTACGCCTACCGCTTCTTCATATGCGAGTTCCTCAACTTCGTCAACGTCGTGGGTCAGATCTATTTCATGGACTTCTTCTTGGACGGGGAGTTCTCGACGTACGGCAGCGACGTGGTGCGCTTCACCCATATGGAACCGGAGGAACGCGAAGATCCCATGTCTAGGGTTTTCCCTAAGGTTACCAAATGCACCTTCCATAAATACGGTCCCTCCGGCGGGGTGCAGAAGTTCGATGGACTGTGCGTGCTGCCTCTGAACATAGTCAACGAGAAGATCTACGTTTTCCTCTGGTTCTGGTTTGTGATTTTGAGCGTTTTGAGTGGAATTTCTCTGGCGTATCGCGTCGCCGTAATTACCGGTACGCGTTTGAGGTTGTACTTGTTGCGAGTCCGCTCCAGACTCGCCCCTTACAAGCAGGTCAAAGCCGTGGCCAACGAGTGCCACATCGGAGATTGGTTCGTCCTGTACCAACTGGGCAAAAATATCGATCCGCTGATCTTCAAGGAGTTGATTTCGGCCCTGGCGGACAATCTGGTGGGGAAGGCGCCCGTTTAG